From the Synergistetes bacterium HGW-Synergistetes-1 genome, the window CTTTCAGGATGCGCTCACAGCGGTATCGTAAACATACTTGAGCATTATGTAGAAAAGTATGGAGAACTGCCCACGCATGTTATAGGCGGATTCCATCTCTACAGCCATTCTTCGGGAAAAAGCGAAGATCCGATAACTGTCTTTGAAATAGGAAGGTATCTGCTGGATTCAGCTGCAGAATATTACACGGGACACTGCACTGGGGACGAAGCTTACAATATCCTAAAAAGAACAATGGGGCAGATGCTCCACAAAATTTCCGCAGGAAGCGTATTTGAGGTAATTTGACATACGGGATATCGTGTCCCGAAATTAGAAATTACGGAGGAATGAGTAATTATGAAAATCGCAGTCGCAAGTGAAAAAGGTATGGTTACAGGTCATTTCGGACATTGTGAGAACTTTATGATATTCAACACTGAGAATGAAAAGATCATCGGCACAGAAACAGTTCCAAATCCGGGGCACAAGCCCGGATTCCTCCCCAATTTCCTCAATGACATGGGAGTGAATGTGATCATCTCCGGCGGTATGGGCGGAGGAGCGATAGATATCTTCAACCAGCACAACATAGAGGTAATAATTGGAGCGGCAGGATCTTCAGAAGAATCAGCCAAATCATATCTTGCGGGCGAACTTAAATCTACCGGGTCTGTCTGCCATGAGCATGCGCACCACGATGAATGCGGGAACTGAGATATTAGTTTAAATTACCGAAAAACCGC encodes:
- a CDS encoding dinitrogenase iron-molybdenum cofactor gives rise to the protein MMKIAVASEKGMVTGHFGHCENFMIFNTENEKIIGTETVPNPGHKPGFLPNFLNDMGVNVIISGGMGGGAIDIFNQHNIEVIIGAAGSSEESAKSYLAGELKSTGSVCHEHAHHDECGN